The Antennarius striatus isolate MH-2024 chromosome 11, ASM4005453v1, whole genome shotgun sequence genome window below encodes:
- the pop4 gene encoding ribonuclease P protein subunit p29 — translation MDEELVRATIPRDLVEVLGVESQGRSKAETFTQAFLSNSMQQQQHHDVSSMLRHKAVILNYPKKERWSKRKTRRTKGLNARQKRAMKLFQVKPEHQRYELFLPLHGLWKQYITDLCSGLKPTSCPQFVQQKLLKADFHGAIITVVRSVCPSYVGTTGILIQEFRHVFKIITKEDKLKVIPKRNSVFSVELGGFTSFIYGSKFEQRSSERSAKKFKVKGTIDL, via the exons ATGGACG AAGAACTTGTTCGAGCCACGATTCCTCGTGATCTGGTGGAGGTCCTGGGTgtggag TCTCAGGGTAGATCTAAAGCAGAGACCTTCACCCAGGCGTTCCTGAGCAACagcatgcagcagcagcagcaccatgATGTGAGCAGCATGTTGAGACACAAGGCTGTCATACTCAACTACCCCAAGAAGGAGCGATGGtcaaagaggaagacgaggagaacCAAAGGGCTGAACGCTCGGCAGAAACGAGCGATGAAGCTCTTCCAGGTCAAACCCGAGCACCAGAG ATACGAGCTGTTCCTGCCTCTGCATGGCCTGTGGAAACAGTACATCACTGATCTGTGCAGCGGACTGAAACCAACCAG CTGCCCACAGTTTGTGCAGCAGAAGCTCCTTAAAGCCGACTTCCACGGCGCCATCATCACAG TGGTTCGGTCTGTCTGCCCATCATACGTGGGGACGACGGGGATTCTGATCCAGGAGTTCAGACATGTCTTTAAAATCATCACCAAAGAGGACAAACTCAAAG TGATCCCCAAGAGGAACAGCGTGTTCTCTGTGGAGCTCGGCGGCTTCACCTCCTTCATCTATGGAAGCAAGTTTGAGCAGCGATCCAGCGAACGCTCAGCCAAGAAGTTCAAAGTGAAGGGAACCATCGATCTGTGA